A section of the Pseudomonas sp. Q1-7 genome encodes:
- a CDS encoding ISL3 family transposase: MHPIDLAQFWPGYEVVACRPSADNTLLIELKPRADAIPECGRCGQACPLIHECRLRRVRDRDLLDQRVLLQVPVRRVDCLRCGRVTERIAWLEPASRLTRRLQAWLEALLQLLPISHVSRLTGLHWHTLKQLDKRRLEAAVGAFDPGEVRRLVMDEFALHKGHRYATVIMDAERTRVLWVGHGNSREAIRPFFELLGERCQQIEAVAMDMNTAFDLEVQRHCPQAEVVYDLFHVVARYGREVIDRIRVDQANLLRQDKPARKVVKQSRWLLLRNRESLKDGQAVQLQELLDANQPLATVYVLKDALKEVWYAPTVREGWRRWRSWLRHARDSGLEPLQRFARNLRKYARGILASARFPLHTSVLEGVNNRIKVIKRMAYGFRDSHYFFLKIKAAFPGKAR, translated from the coding sequence GTGCATCCTATTGATCTTGCCCAGTTCTGGCCAGGCTACGAAGTCGTCGCCTGTCGCCCCTCTGCCGACAACACCCTGCTGATCGAACTCAAGCCTCGAGCCGACGCCATCCCCGAATGTGGGCGCTGCGGCCAAGCTTGTCCGCTGATCCATGAGTGCCGACTGCGTCGGGTACGCGATCGCGACTTGCTCGACCAGCGCGTTCTGCTCCAGGTGCCGGTGCGCCGCGTTGACTGCCTGCGCTGTGGGCGGGTGACCGAGCGGATCGCCTGGCTGGAGCCGGCGTCACGCCTGACGCGGCGCTTGCAGGCCTGGCTCGAGGCTTTGCTGCAACTGCTGCCGATCAGCCACGTCAGCCGCCTCACCGGCTTGCACTGGCACACGCTCAAGCAGCTCGATAAACGTCGCCTGGAAGCCGCCGTCGGCGCGTTCGATCCGGGCGAGGTGCGCCGGTTGGTGATGGACGAGTTCGCCCTGCACAAGGGCCATCGCTACGCCACGGTGATCATGGATGCCGAGCGGACACGGGTGCTGTGGGTGGGGCATGGCAACAGCCGTGAGGCGATTCGTCCGTTCTTCGAGCTGCTCGGCGAGCGCTGCCAACAGATCGAGGCGGTGGCGATGGACATGAACACCGCGTTCGACCTGGAGGTGCAGCGGCATTGCCCGCAGGCCGAAGTGGTGTACGACCTCTTCCATGTGGTGGCGCGCTACGGCCGCGAGGTGATCGACCGCATCCGGGTCGACCAGGCCAACCTGCTGCGCCAGGACAAACCGGCGCGCAAGGTGGTCAAGCAGAGCCGCTGGCTGTTGCTGCGCAACCGCGAGAGTCTGAAGGACGGGCAAGCCGTGCAGTTGCAGGAGCTACTCGACGCCAACCAGCCGCTGGCCACGGTCTACGTGCTCAAGGATGCCCTGAAGGAAGTCTGGTACGCCCCCACTGTGCGAGAGGGCTGGCGGCGCTGGCGAAGTTGGCTACGGCATGCTCGGGACAGCGGTCTGGAGCCGCTCCAACGCTTTGCCCGGAATCTGCGCAAATACGCCCGGGGCATCCTCGCCAGCGCCCGCTTCCCCCTGCACACCAGCGTCCTGGAAGGCGTGAACAACCGCATCAAGGTGATCAAACGGATGGCCTACGGCTTCCGGGACTCCCACTACTTCTTCCTGAAAATCAAGGCCGCCTTCCCCGGGAAAGCGCGATGA
- a CDS encoding MFS transporter produces MNNNAGALHSGWKSLQRWRVQIFLITWLAYAAFYFTRKAFSVAKLGIGEDPGFELDKAAMANLDALYLAAYAVGQFTWGIFADRFGPRVVVLGGLVVSALAAVAMGTFATLPIFATCMLVQGLAQSTGWSGLCKNIGSFFATRERGRVLGYWSTCYAFGGLVATPFAGWWAYEVFHDWRMAFMSSALVVFAVAVAFFFLQRNRPEDIGHAPVEAEAGSGNGPRESHWNALRRVMRNRTVLVLGLAYFLLKPARYAILLWGPVIVYERMPSIGKVASAIVPTAFELAGLVGPILIGIASDKLFGARRMPACVFSLIALTVCLALFVPAMQSGSLYLVVGLLFLMGMTLYGPDSMISSSAAIDFGTQEAAGTAAGFVNGCGSVGAILGGLLPGYFDTTTVFLVFTAAALLASLMLVPFWNSRPQTLNAPDSMPATGQPALAGAKS; encoded by the coding sequence ATGAACAACAACGCAGGTGCCTTGCACAGTGGCTGGAAGTCCCTCCAGCGCTGGCGCGTCCAGATCTTCCTCATCACCTGGCTGGCCTACGCCGCCTTCTACTTCACCCGCAAAGCCTTCTCGGTGGCCAAGCTCGGCATCGGCGAAGACCCGGGCTTCGAACTCGACAAGGCCGCCATGGCCAACCTCGATGCGCTGTATCTCGCCGCCTACGCCGTGGGCCAGTTCACCTGGGGCATTTTCGCCGACCGCTTCGGCCCGCGCGTGGTGGTGCTTGGCGGTCTAGTGGTGTCGGCCCTGGCGGCGGTGGCCATGGGCACCTTCGCCACCCTGCCGATCTTCGCCACCTGCATGCTGGTCCAGGGCCTGGCCCAGTCCACCGGCTGGTCGGGCCTGTGCAAGAACATCGGCAGCTTCTTCGCCACCCGCGAGCGTGGCCGCGTGCTGGGTTACTGGAGTACCTGTTACGCCTTCGGCGGCCTGGTGGCCACCCCCTTCGCCGGCTGGTGGGCCTACGAAGTGTTCCACGACTGGCGCATGGCGTTCATGTCCAGCGCCCTGGTGGTGTTCGCCGTGGCCGTGGCCTTCTTCTTCCTGCAGCGCAACAGGCCGGAAGATATCGGCCACGCCCCGGTGGAAGCGGAGGCCGGCAGCGGAAACGGTCCGCGCGAAAGCCACTGGAACGCCCTGCGCAGGGTGATGAGGAACCGCACCGTACTGGTCCTGGGCCTGGCCTACTTCCTGCTGAAGCCGGCGCGCTACGCCATCCTTCTCTGGGGCCCGGTGATCGTCTACGAACGCATGCCGTCCATTGGCAAGGTGGCTTCTGCCATCGTCCCCACCGCCTTCGAACTGGCCGGCCTGGTAGGGCCGATCCTCATCGGCATCGCCTCGGACAAGCTGTTCGGCGCCCGCCGCATGCCGGCCTGCGTGTTCAGCCTGATCGCCCTCACCGTCTGCCTGGCGCTGTTCGTTCCGGCCATGCAGAGCGGCAGCCTGTACCTGGTGGTGGGGCTGCTGTTCCTGATGGGCATGACCCTCTACGGCCCGGACTCGATGATCAGCAGCTCCGCCGCCATCGACTTCGGCACCCAGGAAGCCGCCGGCACCGCCGCGGGCTTCGTCAACGGCTGCGGTTCGGTGGGTGCCATCCTCGGCGGCCTGCTGCCGGGCTACTTCGACACCACCACCGTATTCCTCGTGTTCACCGCTGCGGCCCTGCTCGCCAGTCTGATGCTGGTGCCCTTCTGGAACAGCCGCCCGCAAACCCTGAACGCGCCGGACAGCATGCCGGCCACCGGTCAACCGGCCCTGGCCGGCGCCAAATCCTGA
- the phnX gene encoding phosphonoacetaldehyde hydrolase, whose product MHYTQPTQLQAAILDWAGTVVDFGSFAPTQIFVEAFAEFGVAVSLAEARGPMGMGKWDHIRTLCDIPAIGERYRAAFGRLPTDDDVTAIYERFMPLQIEKIGVHSALIPGALDAIAELRGKGLKIGTCSGYPKVVMEKVVALARDNGYVPDHVVATDEVPNGRPHPAQSLANVIALGISDVAACVKVDDTWPGILEGRSAGMWSVALTCSGNALGLTWEQFKALPKDKLEAERARIGQMFEASRPHYLIDTIADLPAVIDDINKRLARGEMPQSS is encoded by the coding sequence ATGCACTACACGCAACCCACCCAACTGCAAGCCGCCATCCTCGACTGGGCCGGCACCGTCGTCGACTTCGGCTCTTTCGCCCCGACCCAGATCTTCGTCGAGGCCTTCGCCGAGTTCGGCGTCGCCGTCTCCCTGGCAGAAGCCCGAGGCCCCATGGGCATGGGCAAGTGGGACCACATCCGCACCCTCTGCGACATCCCCGCCATCGGCGAGCGTTACCGCGCCGCCTTCGGCCGCCTGCCCACCGATGACGACGTCACCGCTATCTACGAGCGCTTCATGCCGCTGCAAATCGAGAAGATCGGCGTGCACTCCGCGCTGATCCCCGGCGCCCTCGACGCCATCGCCGAACTGCGTGGCAAGGGCCTGAAGATCGGCACCTGCTCCGGCTACCCGAAGGTGGTGATGGAGAAAGTGGTGGCACTGGCCCGCGACAACGGCTACGTGCCGGACCACGTGGTCGCCACCGACGAAGTGCCCAACGGCCGCCCGCACCCGGCGCAGTCCCTGGCCAACGTGATCGCCCTGGGCATCAGCGACGTGGCCGCCTGCGTGAAGGTGGACGACACCTGGCCGGGCATCCTCGAAGGCCGTAGCGCCGGCATGTGGAGCGTGGCCCTGACCTGCTCTGGCAACGCCCTGGGCCTGACCTGGGAGCAGTTCAAGGCTTTGCCGAAAGACAAGCTGGAGGCGGAGCGCGCGCGCATCGGCCAGATGTTCGAAGCCTCCCGCCCGCACTACCTGATCGACACCATCGCCGACCTGCCGGCGGTAATCGACGACATCAACAAGCGCCTGGCGCGTGGCGAGATGCCCCAGTCCAGCTGA
- a CDS encoding ISL3 family transposase: protein MHPIDLAAFWPGYAVVSCRQSTHDTLLIELEPQVGSIPECGRCGEACPLIHERRTRQVRDRDLFDQRVLLQLPVRRVDCLSCGRVTERISWLEPVSRLTQRLRVWLEGLLQLLPISHVSRLTGLHWHTLKTLDKRRLEAAVGAFKPGDVRRLVMDEFALHKGHRYATVIMDAERTRVLWVGHGNSREAIRPFFELLGERCQQIEAVAMDMNTAFDLEVKRHCPQAEVVYDLFHVVARYGREVIDRIRVDQANLLREDKPARKVVKQSRWLLLRNHDNLKDGQAVQLQELLAANQPLATVYVLKDALKAIWYAPSVQEGWRRWRSWLRHARDSGLAPLQRFARNLRKYARGILASARFHLHTSLLEGVNNRIKVIKRMAYGFRDSAYFFLKIKAAFPGKAR, encoded by the coding sequence GTGCATCCTATTGATCTTGCTGCTTTCTGGCCAGGCTACGCAGTCGTCTCCTGTCGCCAATCAACCCACGACACCCTGCTAATCGAGCTCGAGCCTCAAGTCGGCTCCATCCCCGAATGCGGACGCTGTGGTGAAGCCTGTCCATTGATCCATGAGCGGCGGACTCGTCAGGTGCGCGATCGCGATCTGTTCGACCAGCGCGTCTTGCTCCAGCTACCGGTGCGCCGCGTCGATTGCCTGAGTTGTGGGCGGGTAACCGAGCGGATCAGCTGGTTGGAACCGGTGTCGCGTTTGACCCAACGCTTGCGCGTCTGGCTCGAAGGCTTGCTGCAATTGCTGCCCATCAGTCATGTCAGCCGCCTCACCGGCCTGCACTGGCACACGCTCAAGACGCTCGATAAGCGCCGCCTGGAGGCCGCCGTTGGCGCTTTCAAGCCGGGCGATGTTCGCCGTCTGGTGATGGACGAGTTCGCCCTGCACAAGGGGCATCGTTATGCCACGGTGATCATGGATGCCGAGCGGACGCGGGTGCTGTGGGTCGGGCATGGCAACAGCCGCGAGGCGATTCGCCCGTTCTTCGAATTGCTGGGCGAGCGCTGCCAGCAGATCGAGGCGGTGGCGATGGACATGAACACGGCTTTCGACCTGGAGGTGAAGCGGCACTGCCCGCAGGCCGAAGTGGTGTATGACCTGTTCCACGTGGTGGCGCGCTACGGCCGTGAGGTGATCGACCGTATCCGCGTCGACCAGGCCAACCTCCTGCGCGAAGACAAACCGGCGCGCAAGGTGGTCAAGCAGAGTCGCTGGCTGCTGCTGCGCAATCACGACAACCTCAAGGACGGGCAGGCCGTGCAGTTGCAAGAGCTGCTCGCGGCCAACCAACCACTGGCCACGGTCTATGTGCTCAAGGATGCGTTAAAGGCAATCTGGTACGCCCCCAGTGTGCAGGAGGGCTGGCGGCGCTGGCGAAGTTGGCTACGGCATGCCCGGGACAGCGGTCTGGCGCCACTGCAACGCTTTGCCCGCAACCTGCGCAAATACGCCCGGGGCATCCTCGCCAGTGCGCGTTTCCACCTACATACCAGCCTGCTGGAGGGCGTGAATAACCGTATCAAGGTGATCAAGCGCATGGCCTATGGCTTCCGAGACTCAGCCTACTTCTTCCTGAAAATCAAGGCTGCCTTCCCCGGGAAAGCGCGATGA
- a CDS encoding sigma-54-dependent Fis family transcriptional regulator: MQNPLSRHAQQVMTLAQGKAQASGPAADPSIARSWLRCLEDYHLDPALPVAPTVLEHGRMLERRERLQQVLEVANGEMNNLYRQLSGAGHAVLLTDARGVILNCVTAHAERPAFERAGLWLGADWSEAREGTNGIGTCVVERQALTIHQDEHFRSRHTGLTCSASPVFDPQGELMAVLDVSSARHDLSRQSQFHTMALVNLSAKMIESCYFLRRFEGVWLLRFHLQAEYVGLFSEGLLAFDGEGRISAVNQSAINLLGNPRERLIGQPLEAFFDCRLDDLLGRAMPQPSTSWPLRTRDGRALFAALRGQPRSQPQALTQTPSKPAQPGICLGDAALQNDFRRALRVYERDVPLLINGETGSGKEAFARALHQASSRAERPFVALNCAAIPETLIESELFGYRGGSFTGARKEGMRGKLQQADGGTLFLDEIGDMPLALQTRLLRVLEERQVVPIGGEPQAVDVRIISATHRELEERVGDGTFREDLYYRLNGLVIDLPPLRARSDKAELLHYLLAEEARDMRVVLTEEARQTLLDYHWPGNVRQLRNVLRTLAALCEDGIIRLPDLPREVLRAAPVSAAPEPLANPLDDAERTALLNALDSQRWHMTRTAEQLGISRNTLYRKLRKHAIATRG, translated from the coding sequence CTGGCTGCGTTGCCTGGAGGACTACCACCTCGACCCCGCCTTGCCGGTGGCGCCCACCGTGCTGGAGCACGGCCGTATGCTGGAGCGCCGCGAGCGCCTGCAGCAGGTGCTGGAGGTGGCCAATGGCGAGATGAACAACTTGTATCGCCAGCTCTCCGGAGCGGGGCACGCGGTGCTGCTCACCGATGCCCGCGGGGTGATCCTCAACTGCGTCACCGCCCATGCCGAACGGCCCGCCTTCGAGCGCGCCGGGCTCTGGCTCGGCGCCGACTGGAGCGAGGCCCGTGAAGGCACCAACGGTATCGGCACCTGCGTGGTGGAGCGCCAGGCGCTGACCATACACCAGGACGAACACTTCCGCAGCCGCCACACCGGCCTCACCTGCTCCGCCAGTCCGGTGTTCGATCCCCAGGGCGAGCTGATGGCGGTGCTCGATGTCTCCTCTGCGCGGCATGACCTGTCGCGCCAGAGTCAGTTCCACACCATGGCGCTGGTCAACCTCTCGGCCAAGATGATCGAGAGCTGCTATTTCCTGCGTCGCTTCGAAGGCGTGTGGCTGCTGCGCTTCCACCTGCAGGCCGAGTACGTCGGCCTGTTCAGCGAGGGGCTGCTGGCCTTCGACGGGGAAGGGCGCATCAGCGCGGTGAACCAGAGCGCCATCAACCTGCTCGGCAACCCGCGCGAGCGCCTGATCGGCCAGCCGCTGGAAGCCTTTTTCGACTGCCGCCTGGATGACTTGCTCGGTCGCGCTATGCCGCAGCCCTCCACCAGTTGGCCGTTGCGCACGCGCGATGGCCGGGCGCTGTTCGCCGCATTGCGCGGCCAGCCCCGCAGCCAGCCGCAGGCCCTGACGCAGACGCCGTCGAAACCGGCGCAACCGGGTATCTGCCTGGGGGATGCGGCGTTGCAGAACGACTTCCGCCGTGCCTTGCGCGTCTACGAACGCGACGTGCCGCTACTGATCAACGGCGAAACCGGCTCCGGCAAGGAAGCCTTCGCCCGTGCGCTGCACCAGGCCAGTTCCCGCGCCGAGCGGCCTTTCGTGGCCCTGAACTGTGCAGCCATCCCGGAAACTCTGATCGAGAGCGAACTGTTCGGCTATCGCGGCGGCAGCTTCACCGGGGCGCGCAAGGAAGGCATGCGCGGCAAACTGCAGCAGGCCGACGGCGGCACCTTGTTCCTCGACGAGATCGGCGATATGCCGCTGGCCCTGCAGACCCGTCTGCTGCGGGTGCTGGAAGAGCGCCAGGTGGTGCCCATCGGCGGCGAGCCGCAGGCGGTGGACGTGCGCATCATCAGCGCCACCCACCGCGAACTGGAGGAGCGCGTAGGCGATGGCACCTTCCGCGAGGACCTGTACTACCGCCTCAACGGCCTGGTCATCGACCTGCCGCCGCTGCGCGCGCGCAGTGACAAGGCGGAGCTGCTGCACTACCTGCTGGCGGAAGAGGCGCGCGACATGCGCGTGGTGCTGACCGAGGAGGCGCGCCAGACCCTGCTGGATTACCACTGGCCGGGCAACGTGCGGCAACTGCGCAACGTACTGCGTACCCTGGCGGCGCTGTGCGAGGACGGCATCATCCGCCTGCCCGACCTGCCTCGCGAGGTGTTGCGGGCGGCGCCCGTGTCGGCCGCTCCCGAACCGCTGGCCAATCCGTTGGACGACGCCGAACGCACCGCACTGCTGAACGCCCTCGACAGCCAGCGCTGGCACATGACCCGTACCGCCGAGCAACTTGGTATCAGTCGCAATACGCTCTATCGCAAGCTGCGCAAGCATGCGATTGCAACGCGGGGCTAG
- a CDS encoding LysR substrate-binding domain-containing protein, whose amino-acid sequence MAVSQAQLKAFHAVAVHGNFTRAAEALCLSQPAVSDQVRKLEERFGILLFHRNKRSVQLTDLGERLLAITQRLFAAEAEAQELLSTSRALETGSLTLAVDSPVHLLGHIARFCERYPGIRVSLVTGNSDECLRRLQEYKADFALLGRGVEDDGLITHVLSSDPLVAFVAHSHPWAQRDAIVLADLEGMPLVLRERGSMTRQILESEMQRAGLSIRPAIEVEGREATFEMVAAGLGVGFVSAAEVGASANVHVLPVRDCRQRMTETLVCLREQGSRRIIEAFFEVVRGRRS is encoded by the coding sequence ATGGCGGTTTCCCAGGCGCAGCTCAAGGCCTTTCATGCGGTGGCGGTGCACGGCAATTTCACCCGCGCGGCCGAGGCGTTGTGCCTCAGCCAACCGGCGGTGTCCGACCAGGTGCGCAAGCTGGAGGAGCGCTTCGGCATCCTGCTGTTTCACCGCAACAAGCGCTCGGTGCAGTTGACCGACCTCGGCGAGCGGCTGCTGGCCATCACCCAGCGCCTGTTCGCCGCCGAGGCCGAGGCCCAGGAGCTGCTGTCCACGTCCCGCGCCCTGGAAACCGGCAGCCTGACCCTGGCGGTGGATTCGCCGGTGCACCTGCTGGGGCATATCGCGCGGTTCTGCGAGCGTTATCCGGGCATCCGCGTCAGCCTGGTCACCGGCAACAGCGACGAATGCCTGCGCCGGCTGCAGGAGTACAAGGCGGACTTCGCCCTGCTGGGGCGGGGGGTGGAAGACGATGGCCTGATCACCCATGTATTGAGCAGTGACCCGCTGGTGGCCTTCGTGGCCCATTCCCATCCCTGGGCGCAGCGCGACGCCATCGTCCTCGCCGACCTGGAGGGTATGCCCCTGGTGCTGCGCGAGCGCGGTTCCATGACCCGGCAGATCCTGGAAAGCGAAATGCAGCGCGCGGGGCTGTCGATTCGCCCGGCCATCGAGGTGGAGGGCCGGGAGGCCACCTTCGAGATGGTGGCCGCCGGCCTCGGCGTTGGCTTCGTCTCCGCCGCCGAAGTGGGCGCCAGCGCCAACGTCCATGTGCTGCCGGTCCGTGACTGCCGGCAGCGCATGACCGAAACCCTGGTGTGCCTGCGCGAGCAGGGCTCGCGGCGGATCATCGAGGCGTTCTTCGAGGTGGTGCGCGGCAGGCGCTCCTAG
- a CDS encoding 2-aminoethylphosphonate--pyruvate transaminase, whose amino-acid sequence MTKAESPSSTQPLAAPAFGEPYLLTPGPLTTSRATKEVMLRDWGSWDGAFNRVTAEVRQELLSMAGVQDDSFACVPLQGSGSFSVEAALATAIPRDGKCLILMNGAYGQRAAKTLDYLGRAYLTLDKGDYLPPQPDEVDALLQANPDITNVFLVHCETSSGILNPLREIADVVKAHGKSLIVDAMSSFGAVPLTINEVAFDVLVSSANKCIEGIPGFGFVIIRRAVLEAAKGRAHSLALDIHEQWTYMERTGQWRFTPPTHSVVAFRSALEQHAAEGGVAGRLARYSRNRDVLVAGMRELGFKTLLEDQWLSPIITTFFSPEHPNFEFKRFYEELKARSFIIYPGKLTVAESFRIGCIGQIDEHIVRQLLRAIADTLEVMDVEMPAA is encoded by the coding sequence ATGACCAAAGCCGAATCCCCCTCCTCCACCCAGCCGCTGGCCGCGCCCGCCTTCGGCGAGCCCTACCTGCTGACTCCCGGCCCGCTGACCACCTCCAGGGCCACCAAGGAAGTTATGCTGCGCGACTGGGGCTCCTGGGACGGCGCCTTCAACCGGGTCACCGCCGAAGTCCGCCAGGAGTTGCTGTCCATGGCCGGCGTACAGGACGACAGCTTCGCCTGCGTCCCCCTGCAGGGCAGCGGCAGCTTCTCAGTGGAAGCCGCCCTGGCCACCGCCATCCCCCGCGACGGCAAGTGCCTGATCCTGATGAACGGCGCCTACGGCCAGCGCGCCGCCAAGACCCTGGACTACCTGGGCCGCGCCTACCTGACCCTGGACAAGGGCGACTACCTGCCGCCGCAGCCGGACGAAGTGGACGCCCTGCTCCAGGCCAACCCGGACATCACCAACGTGTTCCTGGTCCACTGCGAGACCAGCTCCGGCATCCTCAACCCGCTGCGCGAGATCGCCGACGTGGTGAAGGCCCATGGCAAGAGCCTGATCGTCGACGCCATGAGCTCCTTCGGCGCCGTGCCGCTGACCATCAACGAAGTGGCCTTCGACGTGCTGGTGTCCTCGGCCAACAAATGCATCGAGGGCATCCCCGGCTTCGGCTTCGTGATCATCCGCCGTGCCGTGCTGGAAGCCGCCAAGGGCCGCGCCCACTCCCTGGCCCTGGATATCCATGAGCAGTGGACGTACATGGAGCGCACCGGCCAATGGCGCTTCACGCCGCCGACCCACAGCGTGGTGGCCTTCCGTAGCGCCTTGGAACAGCACGCCGCCGAAGGTGGCGTGGCGGGCCGCCTGGCACGCTACAGCCGCAACCGCGACGTACTGGTGGCCGGCATGCGCGAACTGGGATTCAAGACCCTGCTGGAAGACCAGTGGCTGTCGCCGATCATCACCACCTTCTTCAGCCCGGAGCACCCGAACTTCGAGTTCAAGCGCTTCTACGAAGAGCTGAAGGCCCGTAGCTTCATCATCTACCCGGGCAAGCTGACCGTGGCGGAAAGCTTCCGCATCGGCTGCATCGGGCAGATCGACGAGCACATCGTCCGCCAGTTGCTGCGCGCCATCGCCGACACCCTGGAGGTGATGGACGTGGAGATGCCGGCCGCCTGA
- a CDS encoding GntR family transcriptional regulator, protein MHNIDITFSRTGGEPRAAGHQVYEALYTAILDRRLAPNTRLSKETLGRIFSVSTGTVQRALSRLAEDGAVELAPNQVASIARPCERNARELLEARLMIESQVIRLIGDRLAPEQLDELRDMIERQRQCLAGGDHAGMLGQANRFHLRLAEHAGNPWLLDFLARLLPRAALSIALSRSRAYSATSCDEHQAVVQALADGDTERASELMCRHLNGLFARLRFMPPPTEDLRAAFQGRLGPNRRRASQA, encoded by the coding sequence ATGCACAACATCGACATCACCTTTTCCCGCACTGGCGGTGAACCACGCGCCGCCGGACACCAGGTCTACGAGGCGCTCTACACGGCGATCCTCGACCGGCGCCTGGCCCCCAATACCCGGCTCAGCAAGGAAACCCTCGGCCGCATCTTCAGCGTCAGCACCGGCACCGTGCAGCGCGCCCTCAGCCGGCTGGCCGAGGACGGTGCGGTGGAGCTGGCGCCGAACCAGGTGGCATCCATCGCCCGGCCCTGCGAGCGGAACGCCCGCGAACTGCTGGAAGCACGCCTGATGATCGAGTCGCAGGTCATTCGCCTGATCGGCGACCGCCTCGCACCGGAACAACTGGACGAGCTGCGCGACATGATCGAGCGCCAGCGGCAGTGCCTGGCCGGCGGCGACCACGCGGGCATGCTCGGCCAGGCGAACCGCTTCCACCTGCGCCTCGCCGAACATGCTGGCAACCCCTGGCTGCTGGACTTCCTCGCCCGCCTGTTGCCACGCGCCGCCCTGAGCATCGCCCTGAGCCGCAGCCGCGCCTACAGCGCAACCTCCTGCGACGAACACCAGGCCGTGGTGCAGGCCCTGGCGGATGGCGACACGGAACGGGCCAGCGAATTGATGTGCCGGCACCTGAACGGGCTGTTCGCCCGCTTGCGTTTCATGCCGCCACCCACGGAGGACCTGCGCGCCGCGTTCCAGGGCAGGCTGGGCCCGAACCGGCGCCGTGCCAGCCAGGCCTAG
- a CDS encoding FadR/GntR family transcriptional regulator: protein MFSSSKLVNSIVQKLLDPIEQGQWAAGQMLPGQRELAEQLEISRPSLREAITVLETLGVVRSLPGKGVMVLERRSQPMAVVPVPNAATAADVLQLRYALEPFIVGLVAQTVDDNALSQLRLLVLDMREAVEDRNPTALASAYSGFHRKVVAITSNPIFLSVSRQIGSALEQSEGPTLHSPEHAEQVLEEHEAILRAIRRHDSEQASRAMRQHILNEGVRLNIDLRLPET from the coding sequence ATGTTCTCGTCATCCAAACTCGTCAACTCGATCGTGCAGAAGCTGCTCGACCCCATCGAACAGGGGCAGTGGGCCGCCGGCCAGATGCTGCCGGGGCAGCGGGAACTGGCCGAGCAGCTGGAGATCAGCCGCCCGAGCCTGCGCGAGGCCATCACCGTGCTGGAAACCCTGGGCGTGGTGCGCTCCCTGCCGGGCAAGGGCGTGATGGTCCTGGAACGCCGGAGCCAGCCCATGGCGGTGGTTCCGGTGCCCAACGCGGCGACCGCCGCCGACGTGCTGCAACTGCGCTATGCCCTGGAGCCCTTCATCGTCGGCCTGGTGGCGCAGACGGTGGACGACAACGCCCTGAGCCAGCTGCGCCTGCTGGTACTGGACATGCGCGAGGCGGTGGAGGACCGCAATCCCACGGCCCTGGCGAGCGCCTATTCGGGCTTCCACCGCAAGGTGGTGGCGATCACCTCCAACCCCATCTTCCTCAGCGTGTCCCGGCAGATCGGTAGCGCCCTGGAGCAGAGCGAAGGGCCGACGCTGCACAGTCCGGAACACGCCGAGCAGGTACTCGAGGAACACGAGGCCATCCTGCGCGCCATCCGCCGACACGACAGCGAGCAGGCCAGCCGCGCCATGCGCCAGCACATTCTCAATGAGGGCGTGCGCTTGAACATCGACCTGCGACTACCCGAAACCTGA